Proteins encoded by one window of Ghiorsea bivora:
- a CDS encoding DEAD/DEAH box helicase, whose product MTFQELGLSKELLQAVSNSGYTTPTPVQANAIPAVLNGDDVLAGAQTGTGKTAGFTLPMLHLLQAKAGKTKHIRALVLTPTRELAAQIGESVETYGKYLPIRSTVVFGGVGINPQIAQLRRGVDILVATPGRLLDLVNQGKADLSKIEFFVLDEADRMLDMGFIHDIRKVLKLLPKKRQNLLFSATFSNEIKRLAGGFLHSPTFIEVARNETSHQVTQVVYPVNKSQKRAVLSKLISEGNWQQVLVFTKTKHGANRLTKQLETDGINAAAIHGNKSQTARTKALAGFKDGTIRVLVATDIAARGLDIDQLPHVVNYELPNVAEDYVHRIGRTGRAGNTGEAMSLVSIDEDKLLRGIERLIKKSIPKVTIEGFEATEKLADVAKDKPQRSQQPRGRNRRPQGNKARRPQAQRRKQTVSA is encoded by the coding sequence ATGACATTTCAAGAACTTGGGCTCTCTAAAGAGCTTCTTCAAGCTGTATCCAACTCTGGGTACACCACACCAACACCTGTGCAGGCGAATGCTATCCCTGCTGTTTTAAATGGTGACGATGTGTTGGCTGGTGCACAAACGGGCACAGGCAAAACAGCAGGTTTCACCTTACCCATGCTGCATTTATTGCAAGCCAAAGCAGGTAAAACAAAACATATTCGTGCCTTGGTCTTAACACCTACACGTGAATTGGCAGCGCAAATTGGTGAAAGCGTAGAAACCTATGGTAAATATTTGCCCATTCGCAGCACAGTAGTATTTGGCGGGGTGGGTATTAATCCGCAAATTGCACAATTAAGACGTGGTGTAGATATTCTTGTGGCAACACCTGGACGTTTATTGGATTTGGTGAATCAAGGTAAAGCAGATTTATCCAAGATAGAATTTTTTGTGCTCGATGAGGCAGATAGAATGTTGGACATGGGTTTTATCCATGATATTCGTAAAGTGCTTAAACTCTTACCTAAGAAACGTCAAAATCTTTTGTTTTCAGCAACATTCTCCAATGAAATCAAGAGATTAGCGGGTGGTTTTCTGCATAGCCCGACTTTTATCGAAGTGGCGCGTAATGAAACTTCACATCAGGTGACGCAAGTGGTTTATCCAGTCAACAAATCACAAAAACGTGCTGTTTTATCCAAATTGATTTCCGAGGGTAATTGGCAACAAGTCTTGGTGTTTACCAAAACCAAGCATGGTGCCAACCGCTTAACCAAACAATTGGAAACCGATGGCATCAATGCTGCCGCCATTCATGGCAACAAAAGCCAAACAGCACGCACCAAGGCCCTCGCAGGTTTTAAAGATGGTACAATTCGGGTGCTGGTAGCCACAGATATTGCAGCGCGTGGTTTGGATATTGATCAATTACCGCACGTGGTGAATTATGAGTTACCCAATGTGGCAGAAGATTATGTACACCGTATTGGGCGCACAGGTAGGGCGGGTAATACGGGTGAAGCTATGTCTTTGGTAAGTATTGACGAAGATAAATTACTGCGTGGCATTGAACGTTTGATTAAGAAAAGTATTCCCAAGGTTACGATTGAAGGATTTGAGGCGACAGAAAAATTGGCAGATGTGGCAAAAGATAAACCGCAACGTAGCCAGCAGCCTCGTGGGCGCAATCGTAGACCTCAGGGTAACAAAGCGCGTAGACCACAAGCACAGCGCCGAAAACAGACAGTAAGCGCATAA
- a CDS encoding type II toxin-antitoxin system RelE/ParE family toxin: MPQTYQLSPAADQDLVDIWTYSAQHWGKTQANQYLKDLESCFLSLVQTPTLGRQRPEIRQGYASINQHKHVIFYRIHHQTIEIIRIMHQRIDIMHHISDHLEDS; the protein is encoded by the coding sequence ATGCCCCAAACCTACCAGTTATCACCCGCTGCCGACCAAGATTTGGTTGATATCTGGACATACAGCGCACAACACTGGGGCAAAACACAAGCCAACCAATACCTTAAAGACTTAGAGTCATGCTTTTTATCTTTAGTACAAACACCAACCCTAGGCAGACAGCGCCCCGAAATACGCCAAGGTTATGCTTCCATCAACCAACACAAACATGTGATATTTTATCGCATTCACCATCAAACTATTGAAATTATTCGTATAATGCATCAACGCATAGACATTATGCACCACATTTCTGATCACCTAGAGGATTCTTAG
- a CDS encoding type III pantothenate kinase: MNPNNTKQQRFLCIDVGNTQMVFGLYHGEDLKAHWRLSSNQQLTSDELSWQLFGMFSQFGHDPKALNGIMVASVVPHLDEVLREACLQTCAQKAVFVGEPDVKTGMAIDYKNPKEVGADRIVNALAAREIYGSPAIVLDCGTATTFDVISAAGHYVGGLIIPGIEVSLEALSQRAAKLPEVAITPVDTLIGRDTISSMQAGVYWSAVDGLNGIINRLLAEKGYEHATIIATGGLAARLQYDMPEVKALEPHLTLKGILMLARKHFI; the protein is encoded by the coding sequence ATGAACCCAAATAACACGAAACAACAACGTTTTCTCTGCATTGATGTGGGCAATACACAAATGGTATTTGGTCTTTACCATGGTGAAGATTTAAAAGCCCATTGGCGTTTGTCTAGCAACCAACAGCTCACATCTGATGAATTAAGCTGGCAATTATTTGGCATGTTTTCCCAATTTGGTCACGACCCCAAAGCTTTAAACGGCATTATGGTGGCATCGGTTGTACCCCATTTGGATGAAGTTTTGCGTGAGGCATGTTTGCAAACCTGCGCCCAGAAAGCTGTATTTGTCGGTGAACCTGATGTAAAAACAGGCATGGCAATTGACTATAAAAACCCCAAAGAAGTTGGTGCAGACCGCATCGTCAATGCACTGGCTGCCCGTGAAATTTATGGCTCACCCGCCATCGTTTTGGATTGTGGCACTGCCACCACATTCGATGTCATTTCAGCCGCAGGTCATTATGTGGGTGGCTTGATTATCCCAGGCATTGAAGTCTCCCTTGAAGCCTTATCGCAACGGGCTGCCAAATTGCCCGAAGTTGCCATCACGCCTGTTGATACACTCATTGGGCGTGATACCATCAGCAGTATGCAAGCAGGTGTATATTGGTCAGCCGTAGATGGGTTAAATGGTATTATCAACCGTTTACTCGCTGAGAAAGGTTATGAACATGCGACAATCATTGCCACGGGTGGTTTGGCTGCACGTTTGCAATATGATATGCCAGAAGTGAAAGCTTTGGAGCCACACCTTACCCTCAAAGGTATTCTTATGCTCGCTAGAAAACACTTCATATGA
- a CDS encoding biotin--[acetyl-CoA-carboxylase] ligase, which produces MNYHIQHFESIDSTNKEVLRQAENGAKEGLTIVAEQQTDGKGRLGRTWETIDHALAMSVLLRPQIDATKVPQLSLVSAVAAHEALSLFAPQTRIKWPNDLLIDGKKVCGILTEIQQGKHGLAVVVGLGINVAEPASGWVKDMRTPPTSLNAYSQHNIHKDDVLQAILESLNTWYSRFIQDGFSPIRKAWEMAHIANGQTVSVHDGNTYIQGIALGLAGNGALRLLVNGEEQRIIAGDVSLMESKT; this is translated from the coding sequence ATGAACTACCACATTCAACATTTTGAAAGTATCGATTCCACCAACAAAGAAGTGTTGCGCCAAGCTGAGAACGGTGCAAAAGAAGGTTTAACCATTGTCGCTGAGCAGCAAACGGATGGCAAAGGGCGCTTGGGCAGAACATGGGAAACCATTGACCATGCACTTGCCATGAGTGTGTTGTTACGCCCGCAAATTGATGCGACAAAAGTGCCACAGCTATCTTTGGTTTCGGCTGTGGCAGCACATGAAGCTTTATCACTCTTTGCGCCCCAAACACGTATCAAATGGCCCAATGATTTGTTAATTGATGGCAAAAAAGTGTGCGGCATTCTCACTGAAATACAACAAGGTAAGCATGGGCTGGCTGTCGTGGTGGGCTTGGGTATCAATGTAGCTGAACCTGCCTCTGGCTGGGTAAAAGATATGCGCACGCCACCCACTAGCCTCAATGCATACAGCCAACACAACATCCATAAAGATGATGTATTGCAAGCTATACTCGAATCACTGAACACTTGGTACAGTCGCTTTATTCAAGATGGATTCTCCCCCATTCGCAAGGCTTGGGAAATGGCGCATATCGCCAATGGACAAACCGTGTCTGTACACGATGGTAATACTTATATCCAAGGCATTGCGCTGGGCTTGGCAGGCAATGGTGCGCTTCGTTTGTTGGTCAATGGCGAAGAACAGCGTATCATTGCTGGCGATGTATCACTTATGGAATCCAAAACATGA
- a CDS encoding sulfite exporter TauE/SafE family protein gives MDMLYWMFPYLGLGLVVGFLAGLLGIGGGGIMVPVLMMIFSYQGFDSSQVVHLALGTSMAAIVFTAISSAYHHHRHGVVRWDVWQSMAIGLLLGTFSLSFAASYMPRTFLAVFFSVFMTYVAAQMFLNIKPKPSRTLPNSLGLGLTGFAIGGISALVAIGGGMLSVPFLTWCNVKVQHAIATSAALGVPIALAGGIGYAISGSGEQGLPEYALGYVYMPAVLLIASISVLTVPLGVRLSHRLPVKLLKKVFAVVLLMLAFKMLDIVF, from the coding sequence ATGGATATGTTGTATTGGATGTTTCCTTATCTCGGATTGGGATTGGTTGTTGGATTTCTTGCGGGCTTATTGGGTATTGGTGGTGGTGGAATTATGGTACCCGTACTTATGATGATTTTTTCCTACCAAGGTTTTGATAGTTCGCAAGTTGTACATTTGGCTTTGGGCACTTCGATGGCTGCTATTGTATTTACAGCGATTTCTTCTGCTTACCATCATCATCGACATGGTGTTGTGCGTTGGGATGTTTGGCAGAGTATGGCTATAGGGTTATTGTTGGGTACATTTAGCTTATCTTTTGCTGCTTCTTATATGCCGCGTACCTTCTTGGCTGTTTTTTTTAGTGTGTTTATGACTTATGTGGCGGCACAAATGTTTCTCAACATCAAACCCAAACCCAGCAGAACGCTACCCAACAGCTTGGGGCTTGGTTTAACAGGTTTTGCCATTGGTGGTATTTCAGCCTTGGTTGCTATTGGCGGGGGTATGCTGAGTGTGCCTTTCCTGACATGGTGTAATGTGAAAGTACAACATGCTATTGCCACGTCTGCAGCGCTTGGTGTGCCTATTGCTTTGGCGGGGGGCATTGGTTATGCAATCAGTGGTAGTGGCGAACAAGGTCTGCCTGAATATGCCTTGGGTTATGTGTATATGCCAGCCGTGTTATTGATTGCAAGTATCAGTGTTCTCACAGTTCCTTTGGGTGTAAGACTTTCTCATCGTTTGCCTGTGAAGTTGTTAAAAAAAGTATTTGCTGTGGTTTTATTGATGCTTGCTTTTAAAATGTTGGATATTGTTTTCTAA
- a CDS encoding type II toxin-antitoxin system ParD family antitoxin, which translates to MHISLTPKLESKIKSKINSGLYNNASEVIREALRFMEENEEIIQQIKLNHLRQAVATGAQQVERGQFSNRQVDDIIADLNNT; encoded by the coding sequence ATGCATATTTCATTAACGCCCAAACTTGAATCCAAAATAAAATCAAAAATCAACTCAGGTTTATACAATAATGCTAGCGAAGTCATTCGTGAAGCACTCCGTTTCATGGAAGAAAACGAAGAAATTATACAACAAATAAAATTAAATCACCTTCGCCAAGCCGTTGCCACTGGCGCACAGCAAGTAGAAAGAGGGCAATTTAGCAATCGTCAAGTCGATGATATTATTGCAGACTTAAACAACACATAA
- the ampD gene encoding 1,6-anhydro-N-acetylmuramyl-L-alanine amidase AmpD, which yields MQAIRFLASPHFNDRPEHTPIDLIVLHAISLPDGEFSAEHISNFFLGHIDETAHPSFKDLSEVRVSAHFVVARDGSITQFVPIKKRAWHAGTSIWQDKENCNDFSIGIEMIGDERQPFTRKQYTETARLCRTLMQDQPIDKTRIVGHQDIAPTRKWDPGKQWDWGHFNRSLAHIRHLYPSIT from the coding sequence ATGCAAGCCATTAGGTTTTTAGCCTCGCCACATTTCAATGACCGACCTGAACATACACCTATTGATTTGATTGTACTCCACGCCATTTCATTGCCCGATGGGGAGTTTTCAGCTGAACACATTAGCAACTTCTTTTTGGGTCATATTGATGAAACAGCCCACCCCAGTTTTAAAGACTTAAGTGAGGTGCGTGTATCCGCCCATTTTGTGGTTGCTAGAGATGGTAGTATCACTCAGTTTGTACCCATCAAGAAACGCGCTTGGCATGCAGGAACATCCATTTGGCAAGATAAAGAAAACTGTAATGATTTCAGCATAGGCATTGAAATGATTGGTGATGAACGTCAACCGTTCACTCGCAAACAATACACCGAAACAGCAAGGCTTTGCCGCACACTTATGCAAGACCAACCCATCGATAAAACACGCATTGTCGGACATCAAGACATCGCCCCCACCCGCAAATGGGATCCCGGAAAACAATGGGATTGGGGGCACTTCAATCGCTCTTTAGCACATATTCGCCACTTATATCCAAGTATCACGTAA